In Eriocheir sinensis breed Jianghai 21 chromosome 8, ASM2467909v1, whole genome shotgun sequence, the following proteins share a genomic window:
- the LOC126995439 gene encoding 2-oxoglutarate and iron-dependent oxygenase JMJD4-like isoform X2, producing MGLRAGNWITSLCSHRSVLRENGEAKVPVADCDQKHYDSQEKKTSTLQEYIHYWNGLRKSSEGKQLCLYLKDWHFVQAYPEYDAYTTLQFFASDWLNEFWGVREDIQDDYQFVYIGPKGSWTPFHADVFRSYSWSTNICGRKRWVFYPPGEEQNLRDIYGTPVYDIDSPELRDSSQFPKAASASGRLEVIQEQGQTIFVPSGWYHQVWNLEDTISINHNWLNGTNIHIAWDFLVESVNQVENAIRDCSSMDEWPEQCQLLLKATHGMDYQEFYMLLCTIAHRRINMLQKNEEVISFGHWHLGRNHATYDLKRIQWCLEKLLDDPRLEELQVFTKMEEPPSQLLQEIVQTLS from the exons atgggtttaAGGGCGGGAAACTGGATCACTTCACTGTGTTCTCACCGCAGCGTGCTCAgagaaaatg GTGAGGCGAAGGTGCCGGTGGCAGACTGTGACCAGAAGCATTATGACTCACAAGAGAAGAAGACCTCTACCTTGCAGGAGTATATACACTACTGGAATGGCCTCAGGAAATCTTCAGAGGGAAAACAATTGTGCCTTTATCTTAAG GACTGGCACTTTGTACAAGCATATCCTGAGTATGATGCTTATACAACCCTCCAGTTCTTTGCTTCTGACTGGCTCAATGAGTTTTGGGGAGTGAGAGAAGATATCCAAGATGATTACCAGTTTGTATACATTGGACCCAAGGGAAGCTG GACTCCCTTCCACGCTGATGTCTTCCGCTCCTACAGCTGGTCCACCAACATATGTGGCCGGAAAAGATGGGTATTTTATCCCCCTGGGGAGGAACAGAACCTTCGTGACATATACGGCACACCGGTGTATGACATTGACTCTCCAGAACTGAG GGATTCTTCACAATTCCCCAAAGCCGCCTCAGCATCTGGCCGACTGGAAGTAATCCAAGAACAAGGACAAACAATATTTGTACCTTCAGGATGGTACCATCAAGTTTGGAACCTT GAAGACACCATCTCTATCAACCACAACTGGTTAAATGGTACAAATATCCACATTGCCTGGGACTTCCTTGTTGAATCTGTCAACCAG GTTGAGAATGCTATCAGGGATTGCAGCAGTATGGATGAGTGGCCTGAGCAGTGCCAGCTACTTCTGAAAGCCACTCATGGGATGGACTACCAGGAGTTTTACATGCTGCTGTGCACAATTGCTCACCGAAGAATCAATATGCTGCAGA aaaatgaagaagtaatCAGTTTTGGTCACTGGCACCTGGGCAGAAACCACGCCACATATGACCTGAAGAGAATCCAATGGTGCCTGGAGAAGCTGTTAGACGACCCGCGCTTGGAGGAGCTGCAGGTCTTCACAAAGATGGAGGAGCCGCCCTCACAGCTCTTGCAAGAGATAGTGCAGACTCTGTCATGA
- the LOC126995439 gene encoding 2-oxoglutarate and iron-dependent oxygenase JMJD4-like isoform X1, which translates to MLELLSPEPSPCQQPAASLSAFPSVSAPLGYEEFFREYLERNVPCVLSEGFTSGWRARRAWVTKAGAPDVDHLLHHFGEAKVPVADCDQKHYDSQEKKTSTLQEYIHYWNGLRKSSEGKQLCLYLKDWHFVQAYPEYDAYTTLQFFASDWLNEFWGVREDIQDDYQFVYIGPKGSWTPFHADVFRSYSWSTNICGRKRWVFYPPGEEQNLRDIYGTPVYDIDSPELRDSSQFPKAASASGRLEVIQEQGQTIFVPSGWYHQVWNLEDTISINHNWLNGTNIHIAWDFLVESVNQVENAIRDCSSMDEWPEQCQLLLKATHGMDYQEFYMLLCTIAHRRINMLQKNEEVISFGHWHLGRNHATYDLKRIQWCLEKLLDDPRLEELQVFTKMEEPPSQLLQEIVQTLS; encoded by the exons ATGCTGGAGCTGCTCAGCCCTGAGCCCAGCCCATGCCAGCAGCCGGCAGCCTCGCTGTCAGCCTTCCCCAGCGTCTCCGCGCCGCTGGGCTACGAGGAGTTCTTCAGGGAGTACCTGGAGAGGAACGTCCCTTGCGTGCTCTCGGAGGGGTTCACGTCTGGGTGGCGGGCGCGGCGGGCCTGGGTCACGAAGGCGGGGGCGCCGGACGTGGACCACCTCCTGCACCACTTCG GTGAGGCGAAGGTGCCGGTGGCAGACTGTGACCAGAAGCATTATGACTCACAAGAGAAGAAGACCTCTACCTTGCAGGAGTATATACACTACTGGAATGGCCTCAGGAAATCTTCAGAGGGAAAACAATTGTGCCTTTATCTTAAG GACTGGCACTTTGTACAAGCATATCCTGAGTATGATGCTTATACAACCCTCCAGTTCTTTGCTTCTGACTGGCTCAATGAGTTTTGGGGAGTGAGAGAAGATATCCAAGATGATTACCAGTTTGTATACATTGGACCCAAGGGAAGCTG GACTCCCTTCCACGCTGATGTCTTCCGCTCCTACAGCTGGTCCACCAACATATGTGGCCGGAAAAGATGGGTATTTTATCCCCCTGGGGAGGAACAGAACCTTCGTGACATATACGGCACACCGGTGTATGACATTGACTCTCCAGAACTGAG GGATTCTTCACAATTCCCCAAAGCCGCCTCAGCATCTGGCCGACTGGAAGTAATCCAAGAACAAGGACAAACAATATTTGTACCTTCAGGATGGTACCATCAAGTTTGGAACCTT GAAGACACCATCTCTATCAACCACAACTGGTTAAATGGTACAAATATCCACATTGCCTGGGACTTCCTTGTTGAATCTGTCAACCAG GTTGAGAATGCTATCAGGGATTGCAGCAGTATGGATGAGTGGCCTGAGCAGTGCCAGCTACTTCTGAAAGCCACTCATGGGATGGACTACCAGGAGTTTTACATGCTGCTGTGCACAATTGCTCACCGAAGAATCAATATGCTGCAGA aaaatgaagaagtaatCAGTTTTGGTCACTGGCACCTGGGCAGAAACCACGCCACATATGACCTGAAGAGAATCCAATGGTGCCTGGAGAAGCTGTTAGACGACCCGCGCTTGGAGGAGCTGCAGGTCTTCACAAAGATGGAGGAGCCGCCCTCACAGCTCTTGCAAGAGATAGTGCAGACTCTGTCATGA
- the LOC126995439 gene encoding 2-oxoglutarate and iron-dependent oxygenase JMJD4-like isoform X3 → MSAQGEAKVPVADCDQKHYDSQEKKTSTLQEYIHYWNGLRKSSEGKQLCLYLKDWHFVQAYPEYDAYTTLQFFASDWLNEFWGVREDIQDDYQFVYIGPKGSWTPFHADVFRSYSWSTNICGRKRWVFYPPGEEQNLRDIYGTPVYDIDSPELRDSSQFPKAASASGRLEVIQEQGQTIFVPSGWYHQVWNLEDTISINHNWLNGTNIHIAWDFLVESVNQVENAIRDCSSMDEWPEQCQLLLKATHGMDYQEFYMLLCTIAHRRINMLQKNEEVISFGHWHLGRNHATYDLKRIQWCLEKLLDDPRLEELQVFTKMEEPPSQLLQEIVQTLS, encoded by the exons ATGTCGGCTCAAG GTGAGGCGAAGGTGCCGGTGGCAGACTGTGACCAGAAGCATTATGACTCACAAGAGAAGAAGACCTCTACCTTGCAGGAGTATATACACTACTGGAATGGCCTCAGGAAATCTTCAGAGGGAAAACAATTGTGCCTTTATCTTAAG GACTGGCACTTTGTACAAGCATATCCTGAGTATGATGCTTATACAACCCTCCAGTTCTTTGCTTCTGACTGGCTCAATGAGTTTTGGGGAGTGAGAGAAGATATCCAAGATGATTACCAGTTTGTATACATTGGACCCAAGGGAAGCTG GACTCCCTTCCACGCTGATGTCTTCCGCTCCTACAGCTGGTCCACCAACATATGTGGCCGGAAAAGATGGGTATTTTATCCCCCTGGGGAGGAACAGAACCTTCGTGACATATACGGCACACCGGTGTATGACATTGACTCTCCAGAACTGAG GGATTCTTCACAATTCCCCAAAGCCGCCTCAGCATCTGGCCGACTGGAAGTAATCCAAGAACAAGGACAAACAATATTTGTACCTTCAGGATGGTACCATCAAGTTTGGAACCTT GAAGACACCATCTCTATCAACCACAACTGGTTAAATGGTACAAATATCCACATTGCCTGGGACTTCCTTGTTGAATCTGTCAACCAG GTTGAGAATGCTATCAGGGATTGCAGCAGTATGGATGAGTGGCCTGAGCAGTGCCAGCTACTTCTGAAAGCCACTCATGGGATGGACTACCAGGAGTTTTACATGCTGCTGTGCACAATTGCTCACCGAAGAATCAATATGCTGCAGA aaaatgaagaagtaatCAGTTTTGGTCACTGGCACCTGGGCAGAAACCACGCCACATATGACCTGAAGAGAATCCAATGGTGCCTGGAGAAGCTGTTAGACGACCCGCGCTTGGAGGAGCTGCAGGTCTTCACAAAGATGGAGGAGCCGCCCTCACAGCTCTTGCAAGAGATAGTGCAGACTCTGTCATGA
- the LOC126995441 gene encoding cellular tumor antigen p53-like isoform X1, which produces MDSTMKENQQDPEPLFDEADYLLLRNDSLLNRMGSNNFASIIEGPAVPAPENDVSLQQLQHQPFQLPQQQQMPEVPFLQDTGISDPLFIGSDLLTFSPSELHLDPTESWNQVEMLQCENENDNLSSLLAPEAPVARVDGNSSTSRLPDSTPTQKVPSLQAWPGQYGFEISLPVENKDRNKWCFSTEKNKLYLCPYVAVPVNVKLLQFIDASITITPVFKDSRHRVHPVVTCYNCKSKMESDNKDHMVMVEGVEGDYKMVNERFVVSVPLHPPPPGEAASTLLVRMNCLTSCVGGPNRRPFCLVFTLHDNAGIVIGRQILDLKCCKCPSRDLLHEEKTALRGQECALPSHLPGDRVQAPKRKAPTTTTEKKRVIVKLEPEPATERRIEHVTVPDEFWSEVKMYVKTLVLADCARQNKSDKSDILLLLDEN; this is translated from the exons ATG GATAGCACAATGAAGGAGAACCAGCAGGATCCAGAGCCCCTATTTGACGAGGCAGATTACCTGCTACTTCGCAATGATTCCCTTCTGAACCGCATGGGCTCCAACAACTTTGCTTCCATCATTGAGGGTCCCGCCGTGCCAGCACCTGAAAACGATGTCTCTCTGCAACAGCTCCAGCATCAGCCATTCCAGCTGCCTCAACAGCAGCAAATGCCAGAGGTTCCGTTCCTCCAAGACACAGGCATCAGCGACCCTCTGTTTATTGGCAGTGACTTACTGACATTTTCTCCGAGTGAACTACATCTGGATCCAACTGAGAGCTGGAACCAAGTGGAAATG CTCCAATGTGAGAATGAGAATGACAACCTGAGCTCACTTCTGGCTCCTGAGGCTCCAGTGGCTAGAGTTGATGGGAACAGCAGCACATCCCGCCTTCCTGATAGTACACCAACCCAGAAAGTGCCCTCTCTCCAAGCCTGGCCTGGGCAGTATGGCTTTGAGATCTCTCTCCCTGTTGAGAACAAGGATAGAAATAAG TGGTGCTTcagcacagaaaaaaataaactgtaCCTGTGCCCTTATGTTGCTGTTCCAGTAAATGTAAAGTTGCTGCAGTTCATAGatgcctccatcaccatcacgccAGTCTTCAAGGACAGTCGTCACCGTGTACATCCTGTGGTGACGTGCTACAACTGCAAAAGCAAAA TGGAGAGTGATAACAAGGATCACATGGTcatggtggagggagtggaaggtgACTATAAGATGGTCAATGAGCGCTTTGTGGTGTCTGtgcccctccaccctccaccccctgGTGAGGCGGCCTCCACCCTGTTGGTGAGAATGAATTGCCTCACATCCTGTGTTGGGGGACCTAACAGGAGACCATTCTGCCTTGTGTTCACCCTACATGACAA TGCAGGGATAGTCATTGGGCGCCAGATTCTAGATTTGAAGTGTTGCAAGTGTCCATCTCGTGACCTGTTACATGAAGAAAAGACTGCACTGAGAGGTCAAGAGTGTGCTCTTCCGAGTCACCTCCCTGGGGACCGTGTGCAA GCTCCAAAGAGAAAGGCACCAACAACTACCACTGAGAAGAAGCGTGTCATCGTCAAGCTGGAGCCGGAGCCGGCAACGGAGCGGCGCATCGAACATGTTACG gtcCCTGATGAGTTTTGGTCCGAGGTGAAGATGTATGTTAAGACCCTCGTCCTTGCAGATTGTGCGCGTCAAAACAAGTCTGACAAATCTGACATTTTGCTGTTGTTAGATGAAAATTAG
- the LOC126995441 gene encoding cellular tumor antigen p53-like isoform X2, which yields MKENQQDPEPLFDEADYLLLRNDSLLNRMGSNNFASIIEGPAVPAPENDVSLQQLQHQPFQLPQQQQMPEVPFLQDTGISDPLFIGSDLLTFSPSELHLDPTESWNQVEMLQCENENDNLSSLLAPEAPVARVDGNSSTSRLPDSTPTQKVPSLQAWPGQYGFEISLPVENKDRNKWCFSTEKNKLYLCPYVAVPVNVKLLQFIDASITITPVFKDSRHRVHPVVTCYNCKSKMESDNKDHMVMVEGVEGDYKMVNERFVVSVPLHPPPPGEAASTLLVRMNCLTSCVGGPNRRPFCLVFTLHDNAGIVIGRQILDLKCCKCPSRDLLHEEKTALRGQECALPSHLPGDRVQAPKRKAPTTTTEKKRVIVKLEPEPATERRIEHVTVPDEFWSEVKMYVKTLVLADCARQNKSDKSDILLLLDEN from the exons ATGAAGGAGAACCAGCAGGATCCAGAGCCCCTATTTGACGAGGCAGATTACCTGCTACTTCGCAATGATTCCCTTCTGAACCGCATGGGCTCCAACAACTTTGCTTCCATCATTGAGGGTCCCGCCGTGCCAGCACCTGAAAACGATGTCTCTCTGCAACAGCTCCAGCATCAGCCATTCCAGCTGCCTCAACAGCAGCAAATGCCAGAGGTTCCGTTCCTCCAAGACACAGGCATCAGCGACCCTCTGTTTATTGGCAGTGACTTACTGACATTTTCTCCGAGTGAACTACATCTGGATCCAACTGAGAGCTGGAACCAAGTGGAAATG CTCCAATGTGAGAATGAGAATGACAACCTGAGCTCACTTCTGGCTCCTGAGGCTCCAGTGGCTAGAGTTGATGGGAACAGCAGCACATCCCGCCTTCCTGATAGTACACCAACCCAGAAAGTGCCCTCTCTCCAAGCCTGGCCTGGGCAGTATGGCTTTGAGATCTCTCTCCCTGTTGAGAACAAGGATAGAAATAAG TGGTGCTTcagcacagaaaaaaataaactgtaCCTGTGCCCTTATGTTGCTGTTCCAGTAAATGTAAAGTTGCTGCAGTTCATAGatgcctccatcaccatcacgccAGTCTTCAAGGACAGTCGTCACCGTGTACATCCTGTGGTGACGTGCTACAACTGCAAAAGCAAAA TGGAGAGTGATAACAAGGATCACATGGTcatggtggagggagtggaaggtgACTATAAGATGGTCAATGAGCGCTTTGTGGTGTCTGtgcccctccaccctccaccccctgGTGAGGCGGCCTCCACCCTGTTGGTGAGAATGAATTGCCTCACATCCTGTGTTGGGGGACCTAACAGGAGACCATTCTGCCTTGTGTTCACCCTACATGACAA TGCAGGGATAGTCATTGGGCGCCAGATTCTAGATTTGAAGTGTTGCAAGTGTCCATCTCGTGACCTGTTACATGAAGAAAAGACTGCACTGAGAGGTCAAGAGTGTGCTCTTCCGAGTCACCTCCCTGGGGACCGTGTGCAA GCTCCAAAGAGAAAGGCACCAACAACTACCACTGAGAAGAAGCGTGTCATCGTCAAGCTGGAGCCGGAGCCGGCAACGGAGCGGCGCATCGAACATGTTACG gtcCCTGATGAGTTTTGGTCCGAGGTGAAGATGTATGTTAAGACCCTCGTCCTTGCAGATTGTGCGCGTCAAAACAAGTCTGACAAATCTGACATTTTGCTGTTGTTAGATGAAAATTAG